A stretch of the Agelaius phoeniceus isolate bAgePho1 chromosome 1, bAgePho1.hap1, whole genome shotgun sequence genome encodes the following:
- the KBTBD2 gene encoding kelch repeat and BTB domain-containing protein 2, translating into MSTQDERQINTEYAVSLLEQLKFFYEQQLLTDIVLIVEGTEFPCHKMVLATCSSYFRAMFMSGLSESKQTHVHLRNVDAATLQIIITYAYTGNLAISDSTVEQLYETACFLQVDDVLQRCREYLIKKINAENCVRLLSFADLFSCEELKQSAKRMVEHKFTAVYHQEAFMQLSHDLLIDILSSDNLNVEKEETVREAAMLWLEYNTESRSQYLSSVLSQIRIDALSEVTQRAWFQGLPPNDKSVVVQGLYKSMPKFFKPRLGMTKEEMMIFIEAAAENPGSLYSSVCYSPQAEKVYKLCNPPADLHKVGTLVTPDNDIYIAGGQVPLKNTKTNHSKSSKLQAAFRTVNCFYWFDAQQNTWFPKTPMLFVRIKPSLVCCEGYIYAIGGDSVGGELNRRTVERYDTEKDEWTMVSPLPCAWQWSTAVAVHNCIYVMAHNLMYCYFPRSDAWVEMAMRQTSRCFASAAAFGDKIFYIGGLHIASNSGIRLPSSTVDGSSVTVEIYDVNKNEWRMAANIPAKRYSDPCVRAVVISNSLCVFIRETHMNERAKYATYQYDLELDRWFLRQHISERVLWDLGKDFRCTVGKLYPSCLEESPWKPPTYLFSPDGADEFELDGEMVTLPPV; encoded by the exons ATGTCTACCCAGGACGAGAGGCAGATAAATACAGAGTATGCTGTATCCTTGCTGGAGCAGTTGAAATTCTTTTATGAACAGCAGTTGCTAACTGACATAGTGTTGATTGTTGAGGGCACTGAATTTCCCTGCCATAAGATGGTTCTTGCAACGTGCAGCTCATATTTCAG AGCAATGTTCATGAGCGGGCTGAGCGAGAGCAAACAGACACACGTACACCTGAGGAACGTGGATGCAGCCACTCTGCAGATCATCATCACTTACGCATACACGGGTAACCTGGCAATAAGCGACAGCACAGTAGAGCAGCTCTATGAAACTGCCTGCTTCTTACAG GTAGATGATGTGTTACAACGATGTAGAGAATACTTAATCAAAAAAATTAATGCAGAAAATTGTGTGCGTCTATTAAGCTTTGCTGATCTCTTCAGCTGTGAGGAGTTAAAACAGAGTGCTAAAAGAATGGTGGAGCACAAGTTCACAGCTGTGTACCACCAGGAGGCTTTCATGCAACTGTCACATGATCTACTGATAGATATTTTAAGCAGTGACAATTTAAATGTGGAAAAGGAGGAGACAGTGCGTGAGGCTGCTATGTTATGGCTGGAGTACAACACGGAATCCCGCTCGCAGTATTTGTCCTCTGTTCTTAGCCAAATCCGGATCGATGCACTTTCAGAAGTAACACAGAGAGCCTGGTTTCAAGGCTTGCCACCTAATGATAAATCAGTGGTGGTGCAAGGACTGTACAAATCGATGCCCAAATTTTTCAAGCCCAGACTTGGCATGACAAAAGAGGAGATGATGATATTCATCGAAGCTGCTGCTGAAAACCCTGGTAGTCTTTACTCATCTGTCTGTTACAGCCCACAGGCAGAGAAAGTTTACAAACTCTGCAACCCTCCCGCTGACTTGCATAAGGTTGGGACGCTGGTAACTCCCGATAATGACATCTATATAGCAGGTGGGCAAGTTCCTCTGAAGAACACAAAAACCAATCACAGTAAAAGCAGCAAACTCCAGGCTGCCTTCAGGACTGTGAATTGCTTTTACTGGTTCGATGCGCAGCAGAacacttggttccccaagaCGCCGATGCTCTTTGTGCGCATCAAGCCGTCCCTGGTGTGCTGCGAAGGATACATCTACGCAATCGGGGGCGACAGCGTCGGCGGGGAGCTCAACAGGAGGACTGTGGAGAGGTACGACACCGAGAAGGACGAGTGGACCATGGTGAGCCCCCTGCCCTGCGCGTGGCAGTGGAGCACGGCCGTGGCGGTGCACAACTGCATCTACGTCATGGCGCACAACTTGATGTACTGCTACTTCCCCCGCTCGGACGCCTGGGTGGAGATGGCCATGCGGCAGACGAGCAGATGTTTCGCCTCAGCCGCTGCTTTTGGCGATAAGATATTCTATATCGGAGGACTGCATATTGCCAGCAATTCTGGGATAAGGCTGCCCAGCAGTACTGTGGACGGGTCTTCTGTAACGGTGGAGATCTATGACGTGAATAAAAACGAATGGAGGATGGCAGCCAACATCCCTGCCAAGCGCTATTCCGACCCGTGCGTCAGGGCCGTTGTCATCTCCAATTCCTTATGTGTCTTTATACGGGAGACCCACATGAATGAGAGAGCCAAGTATGCCACCTACCAGTATGACCTGGAACTCGACCGCTGGTTCCTGAGGCAGCACATATCGGAGCGCGTGCTGTGGGACCTGGGCAAAGACTTCCGGTGCACTGTAGGAAAGCTGTATCCATCTTGCCTTGAAGAGTCCCCATGGAAACCTCCAACGTATCTCTTCTCGCCAGACGGAGCTGATGAATTCGAGCTGGATGGGGAGATGGTTACTTTACCACCTGTATAG